The following DNA comes from Erigeron canadensis isolate Cc75 chromosome 3, C_canadensis_v1, whole genome shotgun sequence.
TTTTAGCCTTTTGACATCTCGATCCATTATCTCTACAGGTTCCTCAATATATTGCAACTTGTTATCCAACTGAAGTTCTTCTAGAGGAATGATGAGGTTCTCATCAGCTAGACATTTCTTCAAATTTGACACATGAAAGGTGTTGTGAACACCACTAAGTTCTTGTGGCAACTGTAGTTTGTATGCTATAGGACCAATCCTTTCCAAAATTTCAAATGGTCCTATGTACCTAGGATTTAGTTTCCCCCGTTTGCCAAAACGTATCACTCCTTTCCATGGTGATACCTTTAACATGACTTTATCTCCAACCTCAAATTCCAATTGTTTTCTTCTAACGTCAGCATAGCTTTTCTGATGGTCTCTTGCCGCTTTCAACCTTTCTTGGATTTGCACAATCTTCTCAGTGGTTTCATGTATAATTTCGGGCCCGGTGATTTGACTATCTCCTATTTTGGCCAAACAGACAGGTGATCGACACTTTCTTTTGCTTACTAATTAATCTCCAATTTATATTACAGCACCATTTTGTTGGTGTTATTTATTCATTCTGATCATGATTAACGTATGAAATCTCTATCCCAAAACTTAAGAGCAAtcttggtgtatatatatatgcttataatGCTAGTTGGAAATTCTTCCCTTGTgtgtaaatataatatatattaggtCATGGATACATTTCCGATAAGTTTCATGGGCAAGGTTATTCTAAAACTCAAATTATTAACCATGGCAGTGACTCATTTGTTCTTTTAACTATGTATCAAATTGTCAAGGTATCAAAGCATATGTAGTTATATTATGACCAAAAATATCACCAAGTCATGCTTTGAATTTTAAGTTCAACTgggaaaatgaaaatcatacttATGACTCCAGCAG
Coding sequences within:
- the LOC122591548 gene encoding uncharacterized protein LOC122591548 — its product is MLKVSPWKGVIRFGKRGKLNPRYIGPFEILERIGPIAYKLQLPQELSGVHNTFHVSNLKKCLADENLIIPLEELQLDNKLQYIEEPVEIMDRDVKRLKQSRIPIVKVRWNSRRGPEFTWEREDQMKQKYPHLFTTTPGTST